GCGGCAGCCGTAGCAGCATACTCGCCGTATTGATTGATCAACGCGTTTTGAAACATGAAGGCGAGAGAGTTGGAAGCCATCATTAGTGTAACTGGTGCACCTATTTTAAAGCTCATCAACACCCATTCTTTTTCTAGGCGTCTTGTCAACTTAGGGGTTAGATAAGGATATCTTTTATTCAGAAACACCATAAGAGCTACCAATCCTGAAAATCTTGCCAGTACCGTGGCTGTAGCTGCTCCGACCGCGCCCATGGGAGGGATTATGTAAGCCCCGTTGATTCTTAAGCCTATAATGAATGGCGGATCCAGGATGAAGTTTGCTATTGCTGCGACCAGGTTTACGTAGGCCGGGGTTCTCGTGTCACCTATCGACTGAAGAATCGTTGAATAAGTAAGCGTTAGAGCCGATAGCACTATGTCTATCGCGATAATTCCGGAATACCCTAAAACATCATCGTACAGTGCAGGCGGCGTTTGAACGATGTATCTGAAAATGAATGGTCTAAGATAGAAGTAAGCTATCGCAAGCACCGCGTTAAGCGATAAAGAGACCGTCACGAACTGTGAAACGATCTTGTGGGCTTCCTCATATCTTCTCCCACCTACTAATTGACTGATAATTGCAAGGTTTGCAGCCATCAACCCATTTATAATAGCATTAAGAAACATGAAGGTTGGCCACACTTGTCTTGGAACAGCCAGAGCTATCTCACTGTATCTGCTAAGCCAGAATGAATCAACCAGGTTGTACGAGATATTAACTAACTGAACCAGCATTAACGGGAGGCCGAGCCACAGCAGGGTCTTACCGATCGGGCCGTTTAAAATATTGTCTCTAAACTTCCCGAGGGACTCCATATAAATCGCCTTAAAACTGTTCAATCACTCTTAATAGCTCCTGCATATCGTTTATTACCGCAGTTCGCAAAGGCTTAACAATTATTGAATCGTTAAGACTTCGCTGAATTAAGACAGCATAGAATCCGGCGGAAAGTGCGCCCCCCACATCCTCGACGACATTGTCCCCTACGTGGATTACCCTCTCGGGCTCGCATTCCGCGGTTTCTGCGTACTTTAAAAAAGCTTCTCTATCGGGTTTAGAATACCCGATTTCATCTGAAAAAACATAGATGGAGAAGTATTTAGATAAACCTACTTTCTCGAGGAGCGAGATGGTTAGCCTGCTCGGCCAGAAGAGAACGTTACCTGTAATACCTATTTTCAAGCCTAATCGACTCAGTCCGTCAAGAGTTGGAATTACGTCTTGATAAACCGCCTCGTTTGCTTCCGCGGTCCTGAAGGCTTCCCCTATTATATTGTCAAC
This is a stretch of genomic DNA from Thermosphaera aggregans DSM 11486. It encodes these proteins:
- a CDS encoding MATE family efflux transporter, with product MESLGKFRDNILNGPIGKTLLWLGLPLMLVQLVNISYNLVDSFWLSRYSEIALAVPRQVWPTFMFLNAIINGLMAANLAIISQLVGGRRYEEAHKIVSQFVTVSLSLNAVLAIAYFYLRPFIFRYIVQTPPALYDDVLGYSGIIAIDIVLSALTLTYSTILQSIGDTRTPAYVNLVAAIANFILDPPFIIGLRINGAYIIPPMGAVGAATATVLARFSGLVALMVFLNKRYPYLTPKLTRRLEKEWVLMSFKIGAPVTLMMASNSLAFMFQNALINQYGEYAATAAAIGFLLMDLADAFLWGFTSSVAVMIGQALGANLIERARKIARLASLYIAVSTGIASMIVFIFRGFFINIFTSNAAVYAEAERFVSLFLPSLPFFTLFFIGMSVGRGSGKTFIPTVVGVVRLWGVRLALGYFLSNQLGWGTVGIWLAMALSNYFSGLAMYGWVHRGSWAAPLFRHQEKIMLHRMGNKPLNR
- a CDS encoding HAD family hydrolase, with the translated sequence MSILLRRLTGLRGNIIEKYCSVSFDVWGTLIDLNYMLRRIAYVAAEKKRENVNLYTSKVLEAYEKSKMLRRRNPEITPNQLLEKSKEIMAEKLEMNIGTVDNIIGEAFRTAEANEAVYQDVIPTLDGLSRLGLKIGITGNVLFWPSRLTISLLEKVGLSKYFSIYVFSDEIGYSKPDREAFLKYAETAECEPERVIHVGDNVVEDVGGALSAGFYAVLIQRSLNDSIIVKPLRTAVINDMQELLRVIEQF